TTGAAAAGAGACAAGGTAGAACTGGCTACGGaaagggactcagccttgaaggaggttgaaggtactgccagctGACAATTTGAACTTTCCTCTCTTTAATGCAGCAGATTCTtattataaatgtgttttgtagaccgtaaaatcaaatctcaagctcagtttgatgtcctggttggtaagatcaagaagcttgaaggagcaagagacgaagtcgccaatgtcgctacaccacttgtccaagctatgttccttaataacagtggtccgagtgcacttgacgcaaccgaaatctttgacaagctgagagttgcaccggatgtatacttcaagaatatcaagaaagctggaagtatgggagctagcatggcattggcgatgaccaaatccttgtacccgaggattgaaatcgacaccattgatggatttgcagacgggacaagcgaagaagttgctcttgatcttatcagcaatgctcaaaatgcggctgacaagattgcaagtgatgttgtagatcaattccgcaacaacgaccttcagccgagcaacaataactctgatgatgaaaggactgattctgactgagtataaatgtagcaaatggaggctcaatttgtacaatactggtgtatttatgctgtgcttgataactctagccaagtctttgatttcttaaaagcttttatcaagctctgttgagcctaaaacccaaagaagctattaaaaactttcagtcctcgcaaactaagtagaaaaatcgaacaaggcaatgataaaccaagtaagcaaattgaattgataaaaaatcacactctattattatgatgatagcccccgactgacaacttcgaggagaaaacttgatgttgacagtcaagatagggaagtacAATGATAAGCCTAAGcatagaaacgacgaagatgttcaatgttccaagagttgtcgacgagagtaccgtcttcgcgcttgagtcgataggaacctggccgggtgacttcagagatgataaatggcccctcccatagaggagataacttgtgccgatcccgggtagtttgaattttccgcaAAACCAGGTCGCCAACTAAAAAGGCacgggatcgaacattgcgattatggtaacgccgcaacccttgtaagtatcgagccgaccgaatcaaagctgcttcgcggacttcttccaatcggtgcaagtcatccactcggtcctcttcgtagcgttcttcacggaaattttGAAAGCGCAAagattcaaattcaacttcactcggcaacattgcttctgccccatagacaaggaaaaaaggtgactggcctgtggcccgactgggtgtagttcgcaaagaccaaagtaccgatggcagctgttgcacccatttgccggcatagggttttagccggtcaaagacacgcgctttaatcccttgaagtatcatgccattggctcgctccacctgtccattgctcatggggtgtgccactgaggcgtagcaaatcttaattccaaagttctcacaaaagtctttaaaaactccgccagtgaattgtgtgccattatcagtgatgatccgattgggcactccaaatctatgcacaatgttgatgaagaagtctcgagcattatctgctgtgattgtgacaaccggtttagcttcaatccacttggaaaatttatcaatggccacaaagagatgcgtgtaaccgccgactgcctttttaaacgggccaaccatgtcgagcccccaaaccgcaaacggccaagacagcgggatagtttgcaactcttgagctggtaagtgaatttgtctggcgaaaaattggcaaccttcgcacgtgcgcacaattttgtcggcgtcggacactgcagtaggccaaaagaaaccctgccggtaagctttgccgacaatggtgcgtgcagcagcatggtttccgtatatcccagaatgtatgtctttcagcaattgtctcccttcctctaaagatacgcagcgttgcagaattcccgaagggcttttcttgtataactcagcttcatgcataacataaagtttgctccgccttgaaatccgctcggcttcatctttgtcttgagggagttcttgagaagtcaaaaatcgtatgaggggctctcgccagtcggtTTCAACCATAGCTACGTCATGAATGCCCGCAGCTTCAGTagtatctttgtgaggtaccgtcggcgtataaaggtgttcgacgaaaacatcagagggcgccacctcgcgcttggatccaaagttggcaagtctgtcggcggcttcattattgtgtcgaagaacgtgactgagctcgagtccatcgaacttgtcttccaatttgcgtacctcttgtcgatatgccatcatattgtcgtcgaggcaggaccactctttcataacctggttgacaaccagctgtgaatcgcctcggactattagacgctttatccctagggaaattgcaatccgcagTCCATGAAGGAGGGCCTCATACTCGGCAACGTTGTGGgatgccgaaaaatgtatccaaagcacatagcttaatctttctccagttggggaaatcaaaaccactcctgctccagtgcccgaaagtcgttttgatccgtcaaaatgcatggtccagtgctccatcttctccgcaggggtatcctcctggcactcagtccactcggcgacaaaatcagctaacgcttgggacttgattgaaattcgaggcttgaatgatatgtccaaagacatcaactccaaagcccacttagcaatccgtccgtttgcttcgcggttgtgcaatATATCACCGAgcggaaatgatgtgaccaccgttaccgagtgaccttgaaagtagtgagatagcttcctggtagtaattagaataccatataacagcttctgaacctgagggtacctcgttttggagtcggctaggactTCGCTAACAAAgtaaatcggtcgctggactttctggacatggccttcctcctcgcgctcaacgaccaagaccgtgctcacaacctgggaggtggctgatacatacagcaacaacggctcctgcggatgtggtgaagctaagactggtggctcggtgaggagtttcttgaaatcttcaaaggctttctgtgcttcgggtccccactggaaatcatctgttttcttcagtagcttaaagaagggcatcccccgctcgccaagtcttgaaacaaatcggctgagcgccgccatgcatccagtcagcttctgaacatctttctgggtacttggcggtttcatgttgaggatagcagtaactttctccgggttggcttggatgcccctatgagacaccataaagccaagcagcttccctgacggtactccgaaggtgcacttttcagggttcaatttcatcctgaaagcacggatgctcgcaaaggtttcttctagatccgagatcaaatcatccttttgcttggtcttgacgactacatcatccacataggcttcaacgttgcggccgatctgcgttgagaagcatctttggatcatacgttgataagttgctcctgcgttttttagtccgaacggcatggtgacgtagcagtatgccccaaaaggcgtgatgaatgaagtcttcaagcagtcggattccttcagtcggatctgatgataccccgagtagcaatccaaaaaactgagaagctcacagccggcggtcgagtcgactacctggtcaatgcgaggcaacccaaaaggatctttagggcagtatttgttgaggtcagtataatcaacacacatgcgccattgccctgttttcttccgaactagaaccgggtttgccagccagtcgggatgaaggacttctttgatgaagcctgctgctaacagcttggttaattcctccttgatcgcgtccttcctgtcttgtgcgaatcggcggagtcgttgtttgataggcttggcatcttctttgacatgtaaggagtgctcaatcacctctctaggaataccgggcatatcagatggtttccacgcaaagatatctttattgttctgaagaaaggtgatgagcgcgctttcctatttacaatctaactcggcgcctattacagcagttttagtaggatcagagggatctaggggaatcgtcttagtcttggcttcgctttctccgctctttgaaatcttggtagcgggcacttctccttcgctcgccgtggctgcagccagtcggatatcctctcgggcagacgccatctcgcgagtttgggccatgtcgcaactctccttgtcgcatgtgacggcttgcttgatgtcgctccgtagggataggactcctcggggaccaggcatcttcatcatcatgtaagtgtagtgcgggacggccatgaacttggctaacgccgggcgtccgagtatggcatggtatgctgtctcgaaatcggcgacttcaaagctgatgttctctgtgcggaagttttcccgagtgccaaaagtgactgggagggtgatctggccgagtggagttgcggataatcctggaattactccgtgaaaaggcgcattgcttggttttagctcggagcgaggaatctgcatatcatccaaggtcttggcgaagaggatattgagtgcactgccaccgtcgatgagggttctgcgaagcttgacattacggaccactgggtctagtaccagggggtaccgccccgggtggaccactcggtcaggatgatccgagcggtcaaacttgattgcaatctctgaccatcgaagatactggggcgtgtcgggctgaacagcattgatctcccgttcagtcaacttctgcttccgtttagactcataagccagggggtcgccgaagatatggttgagctccttgcggtgatcttgaaaacctgccggggtgtcgccgtcgtccttcttcctcgacgtgctttgttcttcgtcagagttcttccgtgcagtcttggtgtattgatccgcgaattgcttgtagacgaaacaatctttggccacgtggttggagttaggatggtgcgggcattgggagttcatgatcttgtcgaacgtgttgacgcgcgaacgctgtcgagaagagtgactggcggttgcaacaagttccgcaggcttacgcttgcggtccttatgattgttacttccacctcctcccgtagccggcgtacccttgttttgcttccaactgggacccgactgctttgatgcggtgacggcgtcttcagctttggcgtactcgttggctttttcaaacataagcttGACTGTCCTAGGGGGcttacgcccgaacttgccgaccaattcttcgtggcgaatccctttggtgaatgcggcgatgatgacgtcatcggtgatgtcggagatcttgttacgttgttcagaaaatcgccggatgtaatctcgaagggattctccggacttctgaataacgttgtagaggtcgtattgtgtgccgggacgctcaaaggtgccttggaagttggcgatgaagtggtcgcgtaattcagcccaggatccaattgtaccacggggcaatccatggagccaagatcgggcggaatccgctaaagccactggtaaataattcgccatggccttgctgtctcctcctgctgcgcggattgcgagaccgtagacggtaagccacgattctgggttagtggtaccgtcatacttctctattccagtcggtttgaagccggctggccaatccactcgacgcaggtcgtcggtgaaggctgctactccgtcaaggtcgtcgtcgtggcggtctggcgaatgatgatggcctcgagccgctcggcgctgtatgattgtgtcgcgaagatcgacggggcggcgacgaggtggtgagcgaggccgttccactcggcgctccctatgaaggtcgggaggtgagtgaacagaccgctcgtcgtgacccctgctcctgcggttggatcctgcgccggtgatgctgaggcttggatgacggtagtcatgagatcggaagtgggggactcggctgccagtcggcgtgtggacgctttcggagttaactgggactgaagccgcaatcatggtcttcgtctggttcaagatgttgacgacgtggtcggattgattgagctcgttttggttgaggagggtgtcgagaagggtgatcgcggcaaccgcattctgttgaggggtgcggaaaaccggtgtcccttcgacatcttgttggccgatgagatcacgcgctcggcgccctgcttccaaagctcgctgacgtcgatcctcagcctccttcgcggtccgctcacggtcctgctgctcacaccgtagccgttcttgttcttgtgcttgatgctcctcctccagttggcgacgttcttcggtctcccgggcttggcgttgctcctccgtctcattattggccatgaaaacgccaaagtagagaggggtgtagttgtcatctaggcttccgtcgaagtcgtcgaagtcgtcgaagtcgttgtagcgagaactaaattcgtcgtactccacgatgtcagtaggacgtgagtcgacggtgggagagctgttgtagtcatccagctgatccgtcgaaaccgtgccgagtggttggaggatgacgccgacttccctgaagctaggcgaaatcggtgttgaagccgacttccgcctaggcctacgggatgaagacgctgtcgtggtggagacggccgctaaatcgtcggggagcttcatcaggactggtgggtaagccccatcatcttgatctggtgtcgttggagaagatgcgatctcggccgagtggtttgaagccgactcggttgagatggtcttgaagtagctttcagccgcgttcgggaatccaaacgggaccgaaatccggttctctcccgactggtctgattccgagtcgaggagagaaatcttgccgaagttgttggtgacgaagtcgaggctgccgaaccgaaacgtctgcccgggcgggaagacgaggtcgtcgatgccggagacgaaacccattgcactgatcggcgaaaagcttgacgctacccctacctggcgcgccaactgtcgaaactagatttcggcaataataaaagggggtggctatcaagctagaaaagtatatgggtttggagacaaaagatttatacaggttcaggccttcttattcaagaagtaataccctactcctgtccggggatgaatccgccgagtgtattattgattgtatgatttagagaaaatcaacatctgcccctagaggcacccggaccccccttatatacggggaggagtccgtgttacaaaagatatctatatccctaacggaatatgtagaTACAGATTAAATACAgccgtaaccgactaagtctcaaggtgtttccttgatgtacaagttaagaaacaaacccgaaatacaaataagatattctatctatattcggtatcctatattcagtccaaatatcatcgccgtgtagatatgggatatccataatctccacaccagGGGACTCCCTCATCACCAAAGAGCTGATTGAAGAGCAGATTAATGGGGTCATGACAGCAGAGGAGGTGAATTAAAAGGCacataaaaaaagagaatatatatatatatatacacacatatatatatttaacttGCTTTTAAAAGATAGAGAATACACTGTACAGGCcgtggagaagaagaagctgtTCATGCTGGACTACCACGACGTGCTCCTGCCGTTCGTGCACGCGGTGCGCGAGCTGGACGACACCACGCTGTACGCCTCGCGGACGCTCTTCTTCCTGACGGAGGACGGCACGCTGAGGCCGATCGCCATCGAGCTGACGAGGCCCAAGTCCCCCAACACGCCGCAGTGGCGCCAGGTCTTCACGCCGGGCTCCAGCGTCGCGGCGTCCTGGCTGTGGCAGCTCGCCAAAACGCACGTCCTCGCCCACGACACCGGCTACCACCAGCTCGTCAGCCACTGGTAATTTACGAGAAATTTTACCGTCCTTGAGAGATACTAAgacgtataaaaaataaactgcaCGTTTTCCGTATCTTCTAGTACCAATGGTAACGGGAGATACCATATTTTACTTTAAAAACAAACTGTATACCTCCTTAAATACTGTAAAATCACTCTTAGTAGTTGACTATTAATTTCATCATCTGTTGATTGCACTTGCATTGCTGCGAATCATGTTTGGGTGTTACAGGCTGAGGACGCACTGCTGCGTGGAGCCGTACGTGATCGCGGCGAACCGGCGGCTGAGCCAGATGCACCCCATCTACCGGCTGCTGCACCCGCACTTCCGCTTCACCATGGAGATCAACGCCCAAGCGCGCGGGATGCTCATCAACGCCAATGGAATCATCGAGAGCGCCTTCGCGCCGGGGAAGCTCTGCATGGAGCTCAGCTCGGCGGTTTACGACAAGTTTTGGAGGTTCGACATGGAGGCTCTGCCCGCCGATCTCATCCGGAGGTAATATGTGTGTTAATCACGTACACCCGTTTCGTGCATGTTACAAATAGAATAGATTTGGTAAGATgtaaatatgtaatatatcgCTCTGTAAATATGTGTGTTCAAATTAAATGTACCTATACACAAGTAGTAACAAATATGGCTGTCAAAATTGCGTTCGATATTTGTTACTTTGTTAGCTACTTATAtaaattgattttaaaattacatgTCTATAAGgtgatatatatattatatgcacGAAACTATTGTATATCCACTCGAGTgacaaaaaatgttttttcttatatgatatataatttgtttcaaATTCAGGGGAATGGCATTCCATGGGGAGGATGGCAAGCTGAAGCTAACGATAGAGGACTACCCGTATGCCAACGACGGCCTGCTCGTCTGGGACTCTATCAAGGAGTGGGTGTCAGACCATGTGAACCATTACTACCCGTCAGCGTCGGACATTTACTCTGATGAGGAGCTCCATGGTTGGTGGAACGAGGTGCAAACGAATGGCCACCCGGACAAGAAGGACGGATGGCCAGAGCTGGACTGCCATGGGAGCCTCATCAAGGTCCTGACCACCATTATTTGGGTCGCATCGGGGCACCACGCAGCGGTGAACTTCGGCCAGTACCCCTACGCCGGCTACTTCCCCAACCGTCCCACCATCGCGCGGCGAAACATGCcgacggaggaggagcacgGGTGCGAGGGCATGCAACCGACATTCGTTGAGGATCCTGTCAGGGTTTTGCTGGACACGTTCCCGTCGCAGTACCAGACTACCCTCATCTTGCCAGCGCTCAACCTGTTGTCGTCGCACTCGCCAAGCGAGGAGTACATGGGCACGCACACGGAGGCGGCGTGGATGGCAAACAGGGAGGTGAGGGCGGCGTTCGGGAGGTTCAACGAGAGGATGATGAGGATCGCGGAGACGATCGACCGCCGGAACAGGGATCCGGAGCGGAGGAACCGGTGGGGCCCTGGTGTGGTGCCATATGTGCTGCTAAAGCCGTGCTATGGTGACCCCAAGGACATGTCGTCGGTGATGGAGATGGGCATCCCCAACAGCATCTCCATTTGAGCTACATGTATGTGCCTATGAGCCATGCATGTACGTGTAGGGGTGGTAATAGTCAAGGCGCATGGGTTGTTTTACAATTCTACCTAgttcttaaaaatatttttttagttcaAAATGAATAAAAGTTCAACCCACCCGGCCTATTTACACCCAGCTCTTAAATTTTATAGTCTAAAAAGTTGGGTCCTTTACCATCCCTACGTATGTATCTGGTGTGCTCTCATACTACAATCATGAAATGAAATAACCCGGCATCAACCTGTTGCTAGCTCTTTCCTGTAAATACATCAATTCCGGCTTTTATGTTGTGTGCAATCACCAAATTATACGTTGAtcccttcatcctaaaatatgaCAACATCGCGATTAAAATTTGTCCAAGAATATAACCTCTCTAGTACCTACTCCCTCATCTCATCAATCAAAACAATCTCTCATTTAATTTCTTTCACATACTTTCTCATCTCAAGCTATCACAATCATTCCTCATTCAATTCCATCTTATTTCCTAATTAATCCCCatgaaaaacttgaaaaatcattatattttggaatggaacgGAAGGATCGGTAGATAATTATAGGGTAATGCTACGTGACAGTATCCTTTCGGACAGGGTGATACCTTATATGTATCGCCTAATACCTAGTAGGTATACCTCGAAGGTATCATCTCATCTGAATGGGGTATCAGCCGATACTTAACAGGTATTAGACGATACCTCTGAGGTATCATCCCGTCCGAACGGCATAGCATTTCCCTAATTATATACGTCAAAGAAAagagtaaaatatttttttccttttatgtctttttttttatcatggtgCATTTTTTATTATTCGACTATGAATGCAGTTAGTCCTGTTAAAACCAAGTTCAGTCCCAAAAAGGCCGACCAGGGCCTGGCATGACATATACACCAGGATCGGGCCTCTATTTCGTGACCTGAAAATGGCCGAGGAAAACGACCGAGTAAAGCTAGGCCCGGCCCAAAAAGTTCCAGGTTCAAAACAAGGCTTGGGCCCTTTTTTGGCAAAATCACATAAATTTTTGTAACCATGCAATTTGCTATGTGATTCATTCTCGTCTTTATCTCTGGCAAACTCCATGGGCCTCCGAGTGGTTAGGTTTCAAGGTTAGACAAGGGGGCATCGGTGTGGGGAAGGTAGAAAGTATTCCCCAGCTTAAAAGGGATGGCTATAGCAGCGGTGGGATCCGAATCAGATGCAGTAGTAGTATGGACTGCAACTTAAGCAGTTGTAACAGCTACATTGGATCTAAATCTAACGGTAAGGATTAGATTGGTTACTGTAGCAAAGTACTATgccataaagtactattcatgggTACTGTAGGACGAACACTGTAGCAACCATTGATCCCAAAAATGAATGGCTGAAAATGCATGCGGTCGTAAGGTGCAGCCGCAGTTATGACTGCACCTAATCTCAATCCGTTGCCATGACCACTAGCCCACCTCCGCGGATTGAGATCAGGTGCAGTCGTAACTACAACTGCACCTTACGACCGTGGCAACAAGCGGTGATGGCACCACCTTAGCcatgagagaggagagcggtAGGTCAGTGTTGACGGTGGAAAGGCTCCTTATTGAAGTGGTTAGAGGCCGTGAATCCTAGAGGTGGGAGTTACCGAAAACTAAGCAGTATGAGTAATCGAAGCAATATAGtagaagaaagtttttttttagaaaatatatacTTGGAGAAGTATTTTGAAAATATGAGCATGAGCTTTCATCATGTGTTTCAAGGGGACAAGAATGGGTTAATTTGATCAGTACCACTGCAACTTTACAGatttagaaaaatatcattaCTATTATTCACGGTATCAGCTGGGTGCCATTGAAATTTTGCCAAATTAGAACTGCGCCATCGCCGTCACGTTTTCCATCACTTccatcttctttcttcttctaccCGTCAAGGGGTCGGCTACAAGGAGGCTGGCCGGTGACCTCCAGCAAAGCAAACAAGGCTAGCGACATCAAAGCCCAGGAAATAGGAGAGGTCGACGACAGAGAGGGACGACATGGTGAGGGCAGCATCGGGATGGCGGAGCAGCAAGCCATGAGGGCCGCAGCCAGCGCCTGTGAAGGACATGGAGGCGGAGCAGCaagcgacgccggcggcggccaccatcACCTCCCCGTCCGCTTCTCCCTCCACAGATGAGGAGGTGGAGATGGTGGCAACACCTGGATTTGGCCTCCCCAAAGCTCGCACGAGGAGGAGTTGAAGATGGTGGCGGCGCTAGCCAGGGAGCACGCGCGCCTAGATCCAGCCTCCTCGTAACTCACGCGAGGAGGTGATTAGGTGAAGTGGCGGCAGGAGCATGCTGGGGTGGTAGGGGCAGCAGCAAGCGTGGTGGC
This genomic window from Oryza sativa Japonica Group chromosome 12, ASM3414082v1 contains:
- the LOC4352509 gene encoding lipoxygenase 2.2, chloroplastic, which produces MKRMYVQEFPIFSKLDEETYGPGDSLITKELIEEQINGVMTAEEAVEKKKLFMLDYHDVLLPFVHAVRELDDTTLYASRTLFFLTEDGTLRPIAIELTRPKSPNTPQWRQVFTPGSSVAASWLWQLAKTHVLAHDTGYHQLVSHWLRTHCCVEPYVIAANRRLSQMHPIYRLLHPHFRFTMEINAQARGMLINANGIIESAFAPGKLCMELSSAVYDKFWRFDMEALPADLIRRGMAFHGEDGKLKLTIEDYPYANDGLLVWDSIKEWVSDHVNHYYPSASDIYSDEELHGWWNEVQTNGHPDKKDGWPELDCHGSLIKVLTTIIWVASGHHAAVNFGQYPYAGYFPNRPTIARRNMPTEEEHGCEGMQPTFVEDPVRVLLDTFPSQYQTTLILPALNLLSSHSPSEEYMGTHTEAAWMANREVRAAFGRFNERMMRIAETIDRRNRDPERRNRWGPGVVPYVLLKPCYGDPKDMSSVMEMGIPNSISI